A stretch of the bacterium SCSIO 12827 genome encodes the following:
- a CDS encoding Ldh family oxidoreductase: MSHPKGDGPRGPAEKEGAQRFACDPLHAFVTDVFVHHGLDREDAGYCADVLIAADARGVWSHGVARVGMYCGRLKAGVAKAHPDIKIDHVADAAALVDGDDGLGLVVARRAMEEAIEISGRTGIAMVGVKNSGHFGMAAHYTQMGTDAGRLTWLYTNASPALPPWGGRSQLFGTNPFSFGAPTKAGEAPFLIDMAMSVVARGKLKFAAQRGDPIPEGLALDRDGRPTTDGMAAFNGVVLPFGGVKGAAMSWMMDVVGGVFTGAGHAGSIANPFKELDRPQNVGHLIVVARADLFQPLENFFEAMTKTTNTAKNSPRAEGVNEIYAPGEIEANKVAESARQGVPLSPDVIADLQDLGRAADVAWPFDDAGRTVAAE; the protein is encoded by the coding sequence TTGTCCCATCCCAAAGGTGACGGACCGCGCGGTCCGGCGGAGAAAGAGGGCGCGCAGCGGTTCGCCTGCGATCCCCTGCATGCATTCGTAACGGATGTATTCGTTCATCACGGTCTGGACCGTGAGGATGCCGGTTATTGCGCCGACGTTCTGATCGCCGCCGACGCCCGCGGGGTTTGGTCCCACGGCGTCGCCCGCGTCGGCATGTATTGTGGTCGGCTTAAGGCCGGTGTCGCCAAGGCCCATCCGGACATCAAGATCGATCATGTCGCCGACGCCGCGGCCCTGGTCGATGGCGACGACGGCCTGGGACTTGTCGTCGCCCGCCGCGCCATGGAAGAGGCCATCGAAATTTCCGGCCGCACCGGCATCGCCATGGTCGGGGTCAAGAACAGCGGCCATTTCGGCATGGCCGCCCATTACACGCAGATGGGCACCGATGCCGGCCGGCTGACGTGGCTGTACACCAACGCGTCACCGGCTCTGCCGCCGTGGGGTGGGCGCAGCCAGTTGTTCGGCACCAACCCGTTTTCCTTCGGCGCGCCGACCAAGGCGGGCGAGGCGCCGTTCCTGATCGATATGGCGATGTCCGTGGTCGCGCGCGGCAAGCTGAAATTCGCGGCCCAGCGCGGCGATCCCATCCCCGAGGGCCTGGCGCTGGATAGAGACGGCCGCCCGACAACCGACGGCATGGCGGCGTTCAACGGCGTCGTGCTGCCGTTCGGCGGGGTCAAGGGGGCGGCGATGTCGTGGATGATGGACGTGGTCGGCGGCGTCTTCACCGGGGCCGGTCATGCGGGCTCCATCGCCAATCCGTTCAAGGAATTGGACCGGCCGCAGAACGTGGGTCATCTGATCGTCGTCGCCCGGGCGGACCTGTTCCAGCCGCTGGAGAATTTCTTCGAGGCCATGACGAAAACCACGAACACGGCCAAGAATTCGCCCCGCGCGGAAGGGGTCAACGAGATCTATGCCCCCGGCGAGATCGAGGCCAACAAGGTTGCGGAATCCGCCCGGCAGGGCGTGCCCCTGTCGCCGGACGTGATCGCCGATCTTCAGGACCTGGGCCGCGCGGCGGACGTCGCCTGGCCGTTCGATGATGCCGGACGGACGGTGGCCGCGGAATGA